A window of Schistocerca cancellata isolate TAMUIC-IGC-003103 chromosome 1, iqSchCanc2.1, whole genome shotgun sequence genomic DNA:
TAGAGGTATCAGAAACACGAATACTATTCTTATGTTTGGTTATTCTCCTGCAACAACCTTAGTCCCCGTGACAGCATGAACACTTTTTGACATTCTTAGGAGTCACAAATGACATTAATTTAATGTAATAAGTAGGAAAAACCGCAACACGGAGAACGCGACGTCAACAAAAAATATTCAGTGAACGCAACCCTCCTTACAGCTGATGATACTAACGAACTAGGAACATGGCGACAAAGTCATGTCTGAGCGTTCATGAGCGTATGTATAAATGCGGCTCTCGAATTGTTCGTGGCTAACGGCATTCTTGTCTTGAGGTATCACGATATTGACTGTTTAGTCTCATAGCTCGGTTTTTGCCCACTAGAAAACACGTGGAaaccaaaacagtttttgattGCGAATTTGTTTTATTCAATTCAATAATCGGGTTCGATCGTTATAACCGTCATTAGATCGATCTGTCTCCTTAAAATCAGTAAGAGAAACAAAATCAGTAACTGTGATTGCTCCCATCACGTAATACAAAATCAAGGTAAAACTGTGATGAacaaaaagatggctctgagcactatttgacttaacttctgaggtcatcagtcccctagaacttagaactacttaaacctaacaaacctaaggacatcacacacatccatgcccgaggcaggattcgaacctgcgactgtagcggtcgcgcggttccagactgtagcgcctagaaccgctcggccactcccgccggctgtgATGAACACTCAGGTCCTGTGGTGAATAGCCATCGCTAGCACACAGGGCAGTACTGCAGCTTTAAGCAGActgtatttactatcaaaaactgtTTTGGTTTCCAGGTATTCTAAAATACTCAGTCACTGTTACCTTCAAGGTGTCCGTGTCACCTCTTATCAGTTCTGCACACCATGTGGCAGGGATCTCGCAGATAATACGTTCATACTCATATGGCCTTCTTTTTGTTTTCTTACAGCGTCGCTGATCTACACGTGCTACGGCACTTACATGGGTTGGCCTGGAACGACTCTGCCGATCCTGGAGGCAGAAGATTCACCAGTTCCACTCACCGCTGACGAAGGCTCTTGGCTCGCGTCCATCAACTCACTCACCATGCTGGTGGCCATTTTCGCTACTGGCTATGCAGTGGACGTCATGGGGCGTAAGAAAGTGACCCTTCTCGGAGCAGCACCCTTTGTCTGCTGGTGGTTGATGGTGGCATTCGCCGATTCCTACGGAATGCTGCTCGCAGCACGAGCGATTGGGAGCTTGGGAGGTGGTGCCATTATTACGGCCATACCCGTGTTTCTGTGTGAGATTGCCGACACCGACCTAAGGGGGACGCTAATTGCGATCCACTATATCCTGATGCAATGTGGCACCCTGCTCGTGTATTGCATTGGGCCTTACCTATCCATCACCACCGTTGCTCTAATCTGCACCTCAATTCCGATCCTCTTCGCTTTGACATTCATCTGGATGCCGGAGTCACCATACTTCTTTCTCACGCATCACAGAGAAGCGGAAGCTGTTAGGTGTCTCGAAAGACTCAAAGGCCAACTAACACCAGAGGAGCTCAAGTTTGAGCTGGAGTTGTTGTATAAAGATATACgtgagaaacaacaaaacaaagggAAAATCACGGACATCATCTTGGTGTCTGTGCATCGCCGGACGTTGCTCTTAGCGATAGGGTTCATTCTGCTCCAGATGTCGTCTGGATCGATAGCTCTCGCCACGTACACGACGTACATATTTGAGAAAAGTGGAAGCGAACTTGACTCGAACATCTCTTCCATTATCCTGTCGGCCATCACGCTTGGGGCAAACGTCATGTCGTCGCTGATCGTCGAGAGGTTCGATAGGCGGCCCCTCTGTATGGCGACTTTCACAGTGTGCGCCATCTGTCTGGCTGCAGAGGGAGCCTATTTCTATGTCGACGACATCTACGGAGACGTGCCTACTTCCTTCGATTGGGTGCCGCTCGCCGGAATGATTGGATTCAATGTAATGCAACAGCTTCTCAAGGGAAAGCTAGTATTTGTTTCATGTAGAATATTATCTTTAGTTTTCCAATATGAATATAGTTACTGTAAAGCGATTTTTCAGCAATTCCATAACGTTATTCTTGTTTACTTGTAAATGCATCACATGAACCCGTATACATcaaacaaataataattaatgtaatgcAGCAGAACAAAGTGAACGAAACAATGCAGAAGGTTTCGGTAGACGCAATATAATTTTAGAGCATGTGAGATAGTGATTTTAAGCAGCTGTTAATTATCTAACGAAGATTTTAACTGCAGGAGTAATTTTAGATACATCACGTATGGCGTGACAGACGGCCACTGTTGGGGGATAATTTTGATCATTTTGAATGGCCAATATCTTGCAGCTACCGCAGGGATGACCATCTCCTTCGCCGGTGTAACCGATGATTGTGtttccctatgaataactatactCGGGAGAGTTCGTGGTACTCGTAGaatcctatttaaattttttttgcacTGATGTAAATATCAGTGAACACTTTTCACAACATCTGAATGTTAATAATGGTCTGGTGGTGGAGGTAGCACCACGCAGCAGAGTGCTGCCACTGTCAGAATAATCAGATACAGTTGATCGGCGGCTGCTTCGTgggttttctgaaatatttaacgtTAAACCTATTTGTCAGAtgctctacaaaaaatggttcaaatggctctaagcactatgggacatctgaggtcatcagtcccctagacttagaactgcttaaacccaacttacctaaggacatcacacacatccatgcccgaggcaggattcgaacctgcgaccgtagcggtcgcgcggttctagactgaagcgcctagaaccgctcggccactccggccggcattaagaAATGACATCAAACTGATTTTACTTTGCTTATTCGAGCTTTCTTTGATGGAGATAATTTGTCGTGTTACATTCTTCACTTAGACGTTCTGGTCTGGAACGATAATCAAAAATTCATGAATCATAATTACTTAAAAATGATTGAAGAAACCTAGACCATTGGCAGTTATGTCAAGAAAGTCAGAACATACGACGATCAATTGTCTTTTCGTTCAGTTCTAATTTATGTTTTGAAACCAGCTTGACATACAAACTTTTCGTGTCCCAATATTGTACCACACTCTGGAGAAAGGTAAACTCAACTTCCTAATCCTTAACCTCATTATCTGGCGGTCTCAGCCGAGAAGAGCGTTACTCATTTCACATTTGcgtcaatttttgacgtcgttagCCCCCGTTACCACAACTCGTCTTTTACTGTTTCTCTTTTACTATGCGATTCAAAAACTTGTGCCCTGAAAAGGAACGTCCCCTGAAGACTTAGGACAATCGTTCGGGAATTCGCGAAACTTTATATAAAAACTGTAGGCACACGTTCGTCCAGATGTGGCTGTCCCTTCTTTCGTGACGCAGTACAAAAACTCATCTTCCCTTATCTAGTTGTATACGGCTATGTATCTCCTGCAGGAGACTGCCCGCCAAAGAGAGATTGACCTAGAAGcgacggccgcagtggccgagcggttctaggtgcttcagtccagaaccgcgcaactgctacggtcgcaggttcgaatcctgcctcgggcatggatgtgtgtgtgatgtccttaggttagttaggtttaagtagttctaagttctaggggactgatgacctcagacgttaagtcccatagtgctcagaaccatatgaatcattttttttttttttttacctagaaGCGTCGGAGAATATAAGTCAGCAATGTTGCCAGATCGCTGTCAGCGATACCAGTCATAACGTTTCTGTGGGTGCAGGTTTACCAACGTATATTGGTGAAGAAAAGCTATACAGTTTCCAACTGGGTGACTGTTTTGGAAAACCGGTATCTGCAGTTGGGTAAGCGTTTTCTTtgttagtttcattattttctgcCACATCTCCTACTCAGAATCCATCTACATAGAAGGATCCACATCTGTTCGTTTAGAACGGTGTGTTATAAGTTCCGGCTATTAGCGATAATGTAACTTGCCTCCTTTAATTTTACTGCCTACACAAGAATTCATTCTTGAAGAGAACGATTATCAGTTCAGTAAAAATATTGGTGTGCTTTGCTTTAAAACTTACCCCTCTAACGAATCGCAATCTGTGCACACGTTGTCGGTGGCCTCACTTACGTATTATCTTCATGAAGATACAACCGCCCAGAGACTGCAGCAAGGGAAGAGCGTATGTAGTACGGACACTGTGGTCTTACCAGttgagtacaaaacaacaaaatatcgGTGATGTATGTGCCTTCTAACCACTGGGCGTCGTTGGCCGATAGTTTCCCAAGCTGAAGCTATGGTTTGATGTACATCCAGTAACTTTGaacacgagaatgaagaaatttaGACCGCATCATGGATTCTTCCGTCACTGTTTGATAGGAATATTTTCATACTTGTCAATCAAAATACAAATAGTGAATGTTCTGCACCACAATAGATTTTTCAGTAACATATTTTGACCATCTGTGTCTGAGACGTTTCAGTGTGAAACTCGAACACCATTAAAACTTGTCCATCTGTCGTCGTTATTTCATGCAGCTCGTTATCACATCTACCTTCCCTTACCGTCACAGAAGCAAGTGTTTCTCTACAAGACACTGGCTCTTAGCTACACATGATAAAAGCAGATTGTAACTTCACTTCTGCGTAACTGTCAGTTTTATGCAGCACTACTATGGTAACAGCATACGCAGCTTTTGAGTGACTTCAACGAGTTATTCATGTTTCTATTGGTTTCGAAATGTGGAAGGCCAATACACGTTTTAGCATtgcactttttaatatttttagctACATGTTAGATTATCTTAGCTTTCTCTAAGAAGACCGGAAAATGTGAAGTTATAATGTATGTTAAACTTGTTCCAGATTTCATTCTCTGTCGGCCCGGCACCAGTGATGTCCTTGATCATGGGTGAACTGTTCCACGTATCTGTGAAGGGCATCGGTGTGTCTATTGGCACGACTGTGATGGGGCTGTATGGCTTCTTCCTCAAGAAGATGTTCCAAGTGGTCTCTGACGGCCTGGGCGCCTACTACTCCTTCTGGGGATTCACCGTGATGTGCATGTGTGCTGTTATTTATGTCTACGCAATCATGCCCGAGacgaggaacaaaacttttgcgcAGATCAACGAGGAAATGGACAGTCGTGTAGGTGGACCAGACGACTGTAATCCGGATGAATCCACGAAAGAATGTCCGAGCTGAATCCAAAGCAGCTGTCACTCCTGAGTCACTTGGCTCCAAACACTGCCTCTTGAGTCGCTTGGCTCAAAATCTGAAGCAAGACTGATTATAATTTATTCTGTCTATTGCTAGACATATTGCGATGACTACCGGAACCTAGCGTCAGGGACGTTAGGGACCAGAAATTGCTTGTAACTAGCATTACTACAAGAGATTTAAATGTTATCAAATCATAGCTGGTAAGGTAGAGCCGATGAGGAAACTATCATCGTCAAACATTTGGCTCATAAATGCACAACTTATTTGCGTAAGGAACATAAAAGGCGACTCGAATGTTGAATAAGGAACATACATatcagtaattttcttttattatgaaTGGAAATACCGTGAATCCAGAGTatgtaaactgaaatgaaaaatgtttgttcaaatttctattttt
This region includes:
- the LOC126162071 gene encoding facilitated trehalose transporter Tret1-like → MQYLTAVTASLIYTCYGTYMGWPGTTLPILEAEDSPVPLTADEGSWLASINSLTMLVAIFATGYAVDVMGRKKVTLLGAAPFVCWWLMVAFADSYGMLLAARAIGSLGGGAIITAIPVFLCEIADTDLRGTLIAIHYILMQCGTLLVYCIGPYLSITTVALICTSIPILFALTFIWMPESPYFFLTHHREAEAVRCLERLKGQLTPEELKFELELLYKDIREKQQNKGKITDIILVSVHRRTLLLAIGFILLQMSSGSIALATYTTYIFEKSGSELDSNISSIILSAITLGANVMSSLIVERFDRRPLCMATFTVCAICLAAEGAYFYVDDIYGDVPTSFDWVPLAGMIGFNISFSVGPAPVMSLIMGELFHVSVKGIGVSIGTTVMGLYGFFLKKMFQVVSDGLGAYYSFWGFTVMCMCAVIYVYAIMPETRNKTFAQINEEMDSRVGGPDDCNPDESTKECPS